In Citrus sinensis cultivar Valencia sweet orange chromosome 4, DVS_A1.0, whole genome shotgun sequence, one DNA window encodes the following:
- the LOC107177764 gene encoding very-long-chain aldehyde decarbonylase GL1-9-like, translating to MFIIKEQKASFEQIKETTILSHSSQYGIDFLYRHIHSQHHRLVVPYAIGALYNHPLEGLLLDTLGGALSFLVSGMTTRTAVIFFCFAVIKTVDDHSGLWLPGNIFHLFFYNNTAYHDVHHQLQGLKYNYSQPFFSIWDRLLGTHMSYHLVKLPEGGFEARLKKD from the coding sequence atgtttattatcAAAGAACAGAAGGCATCATTTGAGCAAATTAAAGAGACAACTATTCTCAGCCATTCTTCTCAATATGGGATAGACTTCTTGTATCGTCATATCCACTCTCAGCACCATAGGCTGGTTGTTCCTTATGCAATCGGCGCCCTTTACAATCACCCACTTGAGGGACTTTTGCTTGACACTTTGGGTGGAGCCCTCTCTTTTCTTGTCTCGGGAATGACTACACGAACAGCCGTGATATTTTTCTGCTTTGCTGTGATTAAAACTGTTGATGATCACTCTGGGCTTTGGTTGCCTGGCAATATCTTCCACTTGTTCTTCTATAACAACACCGCTTATCACGATGTCCACCATCAACTTCAGGGCTTGAAGTACAACTATTCTCAGCCATTCTTCTCAATATGGGATAGACTTCTTGGAACTCACATGTCTTACCATCTAGTCAAGCTACCTGAAGGAGGTTTTGAGGCTCGGCTAAAGAAAGACTAG